In Bacillus weihaiensis, the genomic stretch ATTCCAATTATGAACGCTTACATACTACCAATGGTTTATCTTGAAAGGAGAAACACATATGAAGAAATTAATGGCTACGTTATTAATGGCGCTTTTTGCACTAACTCTTGCTGCCTGTAATAATGATGAAGAAAAAGAAAAAGAAACATCTGAAGAGACAGCGCAATCTGATACAGCATCAGAAGAAGAAGCCGTTGATCCAGAGGAAGTGCAAAAAAAGCTAGAAGAACAAAAAGTTGAAGAGGATCTTGTTGTTGCAGTTGTCAATGGAAAAGAAATTAAAGGGGGAGAATATAATAATACGCTTGCCCTCTTTCAATCAAATGCACTTGGACAAGGCCAAGATGTCACCACAGATGAAATGACTAAGCAAATAAAAGAAAGCACATTAGACTTTATTGTAGGACAAGCACTAATCATGCAAGAGGTTGAGAAAAAAGGCTATGAAGCGACTGAAGAGGAAATAAACGAGCAGCTTGAAACTCAAAAAGCCGGCTTTGAAAATGATGAAGCATTTGAAGCTGCATTAAAAGAGAGTAATCTTACCATCGACGATTTAAAGGCTCAAATTGAGGATAATGTTAAAATCACACAATATCTTGATCATGATATTAATGTTGAAGATGTAACAGATGAAGAAGTAAAAAAATTCTATGATTCCCTAGTAGAAGCAAATGGAGAATCTGAAGAAACACCTAAATATGAAGATGTAAAAGATACATTGAAAAATAATCTTCAACAACAAAAGGAACAAAAACAAATTAGCACAAGAATTGCTGAGCTAAAAAAAGAATCTGAGATCGAATTAAAAATATAATAGTTAGAGGCTGTGACAAAACAAAGAGCCAGGCACCCTCCGTTACAAACTATGATGTGCACTACATACTGTGTGCATACATATAGCTGCTACGGTTAAGGTACTAGGCCCTTCTGTCCCAGCCTCTTTCTTTTTAATTGTCCTCTTTATACACAAGTGCCATACCAGCCGAAAACCCTAAAGCAACAGAAAAGGCTGTTAGAAGCTCTATACTAGATTTAAAAAGCAAATTCACACCAAGATTAAGAGAGAAAAAAAGAATAAAATAGATAAGAAATCTTTTAAATTTACGATTCATGACGAAAGCGTCTCCTTACCCTTTACTAAAGTCTTCATTCTATTATACTAGTTAGACAATTAAGTTAAAGAGTATTTCATACTCACTACTATTTTATAAGGCATAAAAAACGTGCTCCTCACTAAGAAGCACGTTCCATTTCTATTCTACAATATTAACAAAAATATCTTCTACAGCAGGCTCTTTTTCTATTAAACCAGCATTTTTCATCCAGCTTATTGTTTCTTCCCACTGTGCTTGATCTTGACTACCAAATCCACCTTCAGATTCCATGAGCGGTAATAATATATCTAAGCTTTGAACTTCTACATCCTCAACCAATGGGAAGTTTGCTTCATCTTGATTACTTAATAAAATGGATAATGCCTCTTCTGGATTCTCTGCTGTGAATTCATACCCTTTAGTTGCTGCACGCCAAAAGGCTTCGATACTTTCCTTTTCTTTCTCCCATGTTTGATCACTTGTAACAGCTACAAGCTCATAATAGCTAGGGATCCCATGTTCAGTTGGATTAATGTTTCTCGTTTCATGTCCTTCATGCTTTAGAACAGGTACTTCATGATTAATGTATGCACCAATAACAGCATCTACTTTCTCACTCACAATAGATGAGCCTAATTCAAATCCTACATCAACCATTTTCACTTTTTCTGGATCTCCACCATCTTCTTTCACCATTGATTGAATAAGAGATTCATTTAAAGGAATACCAGGGTAGCCAACTGTTTTCCCTTCTAAGTCCTTCGGTGATTGAATATCACTGTCTTCCATAAAGATGATTCGATTTAACGGAGAACGAACAATTGCACCAACTGATTTGATGTTCACATCTTGATTTGCCCTTGCCATGATGACATCTGGTTGATAGGATATCCCTACTGTTACTTTCCCTGCAGCAGCTAGATTAATAGGGTCCGTTGGGTTTGCTGGAAATTGAAGGTTCACATTAAGGCCCTCTTCCTCGAAATAGCCTTTTTCTTGTGCTACATACAAATAACTATGCACAGCATTTGGATACCAGTCTAGCATAACACTTATATCCTTAACTTCTTTTTTTCCTTCCTCCGTACCACTTGTGCTTTCTCCATTCGAGCATGCACTTAGCAACCCTAGTACAAGACTTAACAAAATGACCATTCTTTTTTTCATTCTGATTTCCTCCATTTTAATGTTCTTTTTTCTAGTAAACTAACACTTACAAAAAGCAAAATACCTACAGCTGATAGGATTATTATTGGAGCGAATACACCTGCCCCATCAAACTGAGTCATCATTCTTCTACTGAAATAGCCTAAGCCTGCTTGAGCACCTATCCATTCTCCTATTGCTGCACCAATTACACTCATCGTAACCGCAACCTTTAGACCAGAGAAAAAATGAGGCGCGCTACCTGGTACCTGAAGCTTAAAAAACAAATCCTTCTTACTAGCTCCCATCGTTAACAATAGTTCTCTATATTCCTTACTCGTTGCTTTTAATCCGTCATAGGTGTTGACTGTAATTGGAAAAAAAGTAATTAAAACGGTTACCACTACTTTGCTCCATATTGAATATCCGAACCAAAGCACAAAAATCGGCGCCAAAGCAATAATCGGAATTGTTTGTGATGAAATCATTAGTGGATAAAACGTTTTTTCTACCGTCCTATTCACACTCATCCATACAGCTAACCCCACTCCACATACAATTGACAACATCAAACCAATACCAATGATTAAGAGTGTTGCCGGTAAATGTTCGAGAAAGAGTGGTTCTTTCAGCTCCCACAGTTTTCGTAAAACATCTGTAGGTGTTGGTAAAATAAACCCTAAATTGACTATTCGTGCACCAAGCTCCCAAGCTATGATGAACAACAGAACGAGCGATGCGGATGCACCATACTTCTTTATGAAAATCATGCCTTCACCCTCGCTCGCAATTCTTCTAACAGCTTTTCTTTTACTGAAATCACCTCTGGCTGATTTAAGTCTTTTAAGGTTCTTGGTCTCTTTAACGGGACCTTAACTTCCTTCAACTGTTTGACCGGAGTTTCTGTAATAATAAAAAGCCGATCGGATAAAAACAACGCTTCATTGACATCATGAGTGATAAATAGAATTGTTTTTTTCCGTTTTTGCCATTGAGCTAACAGCCATTCCTGCATGGATAACTTTGTAATAGCATCTAAGGCACTGAAAGGTTCGTCTAAGAGTAAAAGCGGAGTTCCATTTACAATGGTGCGTAAAAAAGAAACTCTCTGTTTCATCCCGCCAGATAATTCACTAGGGTATTTGTTTTCCACACCCTTTAAGCCAAATTCCTCAAGCAATGGTAAAACTTGAGTAGAGGCTTCACGCTTTTTCACTCCTTTAATTTCTAAGGGCAGGGTAGCGTTTTCAAGAATTGTTCTCCAAGGCAAAAGTAAATCTTGCTGTGGCATATAGCCTACTTGCCCAAGACGATTTGCTGCTAACACTTCATTGATGAAAATGTCTCCTTCTGTTGGCTGCTCTAAGCCTGTAATTAGTTTAAATAATGTACTTTTTCCAGATCCACTTGGACCAATAATACTAACAAATTCACCCTCATTAATAGTTAAGTTTACTTTTTCTAACAGCGAATTTTCATTTCCAGTGTAGGTAAAGGAAACATGTTGGAACTCTAGAGCAAACTTATTCATCAATTGGCCACATCGCTTCATTATAGGCCATATCCCAAAACATATATTCAAATCGTGTTGTATTAAGGAAGATTTCCTCTAATTTTGCAAGCTCTGCTTCTGGTTTACCTGCTGCAAGTTCATCCATTAAGTCGATACACCACGTAGCAAGTTCGCCGAATTCTTTAGAAGCATACATACTAATCCACTCTCCAAAAAACTCATGCTCACTAGCTCCTTCACGTCTACTTAAATCCTTGCCAATCTCCCAGTAACTCCACATGCAAGGTAAAAGAGCAGCAACAAGCTCTGCTAACGTACCATTTTGGCTAACGGCAAGCATATAATGTGTATACGCTAATGTCGTTGGAGAGGGTTTTGCTGCTTCAAGCTCTTCTTCGGATACACCAAATCTTTTGGCATACTGTCGATGTAACGACATTTCCTCTTCTAATGTGGAATGAAGCAAGCTAGCAAATTTCCCCATCGTTTTTAAATCCGTTGACTTTGCCGCCCCTAGTGCAAAAACCTTTGCGTACTCAATTAAATATAAGTAATCCTGTACCATATAAAATCGAAATTTTTCATGATTTAGACTACCATCCCCCATGCCTTGAACAAAAGGGTGCGCATGATTTTTCTCCCAAATAGGTAAAACATTTTCGTAGAGTCGTTGACTAAATTTCATTTTCATTTCCCCCTTTTTTTGTATGACACCATTCATAAATAAATGTTACCAAGACCTTTGTATAATCCAACAACTGCTTAATTGAAACTTGTTCATTAACAGAATGAGCAAACTCAAGAGTTCCTGGTCCATAAATGGCTGTCGGGATTCCTGCTTCTGCAAGCCAGCCTCCATCTGTTACAGTGGGTGATACATCAACGATAGCTTGATGTTTTAAAACTGCTTCATGTGCAGCTACTAATTTTTTGACAGCTAAGTGATTCTCATCCACTTCTAAAGATGGAAAGATTTCTCCTCTGTCTTCAATCATTGATTTGCCTCCCCATTCAAAGGTCGGCGGATTCTCTCTTAACCAAGGATCTGCATTTGCAACTTGTAAAAGATGCTCTTCAACTTCCTTTATGATCTGTTCATGTGACTCATTCGGATAATAGTGAACCGTGATCCAAAGGCGACATTCGTCTGCTACAAAAGCTGCATGTCTCCCACCTTCAATAACAGCTGGATTTATTGTGTTTGTTCCGGGGATAAACCCGGGGTAGCTTTTGGTAATTGCCCAATGCCGTTCAAGCTCCTGTATGCCCGCAATTATTTTCATCATCTTTTCAATTGCACTTGCAGCAAATAGATTTCCACCGGAGTGAATCATTTGCCTTCTTGTCGCATCATGATAGGTTTGCTTACTTTTTACAGTAACCCACCCTGTAATAACGCCACCTTGACCTTGAATATGTAAATCACTAGTATCTACCACAACGGCAAAATCTGCCTTATACCCTCTATTACAGCAATCCAGTGTTCCTGCTTCACCTACCTCCTCTCCAATCACAGATTGGAAAATCAGATCGCCTGGAAGCTCAATTCCCGCTTCGTGCATAAGCAAAATAGCAAACAAGGCTCCGGCTAAACCACCTTTCATATCCGCAGCACCACGCCCAACTATAGCTCCATTCCTTATAACAGGAATAAAAGGGTCCACCTCCCACTCCTCGTCTTCACTCACCTCCGCTACATCGATATGTCCATTTACTATTAAGCTCTTGTATTTTGTAGATGATTTTCCTTTTAATACACCCACTACATTTGGGTCATTCGGATAAACATCCCACATATCTATTTCAAAGTTCTTTTCATGTAGGAAATCTGCTACAAATTGTTGCGCTTGGCTTGTATTCCGAGCAGGAGGCGCAGGAGTTTTGTATTCAATTAGTTTTTTCACTAAATTGATTAATTCTTCTTCACGCAGATCAACTTGCTTGAGTAGGTCATCTAAACGTTCAGACATTGGTTTTTCCTCCTTTAATATTTGATGATCAAGAAAGAGACTCTCTTCTTACCACACTAGAAGAAGTGAGAAGCTCTTTCTTTTTGGACATAAAAAAACCACTTCTTAAGGAAAAGAAGTGGTTTGAACAGACAAATAGTAGTCTACTAGAAAAACGATATTTTCTCGAATGTACATTCAAACACCTCTTCCCTCCGCTAGTATTATCTAGATCAGGTAATAAGGGTCAAGACTTAATCGTCTCTCTCAGCTAAAGTGCTCCCCTAGTGGTGAAAACGTTATGAAGTTATTTTATTTTTAACATACTCTGATTCTTTTGGCAATAACTGAAATTCTTTTAAGTTAGTTATCTGTTTTTAGAAGCTTCCCTTTTAATTGATCTTTTTCATCTTCTAGCTTTTTAAATAAAAATCCAAAAAGAGACGCTAACACCTGCTGAAAGAGCATACCCACAACAACAGGTACAGCAACTGGTGCAGGAAAGTATTGAACAGCAATAACGGCACCAGCACTAATATTTCGCATACCTCCTGTAAACATCATCACAAGCTTAGTATCCCGATCTCTCTTGAATATGTGACCCAAAAGCCAAGCCAGTATGTAACCTAAAGCAGCAAGTAAAAATACGGTTATGATAATTTTCAGTAATGTCTCCCCTTCGCTTTTTAAGAAAGGCGCTACAACCGCCCCGTTAATCATAACGACTGAAGCTAATGCTACCTTAGAAAATGGGGCTAGTTTTTTTGAAGCTATACGACTTTTCCCTTTTGTTATTGAATGAATAATCATTCCAAATAAAGACGGAATCACCACCATATATAATAGTCCCATCATCATACTCAAAATGTTCATTTCAACCTTTTCACCTACTAAACACGCAAGTGCGTATGGCACTAATAAAGGAGATAAGATTGTATCTATTAAAATGATAGAAAGAGCTAAACCCATATTTCCTTTATAGATCGTTACCCAAATAAAACTCGTTATCCCAGTTGGAATAACACTTGCAAGCACAAGTCCTGTGATTGTCAATTGATCTTGAAATACAACCTGACCAACTGACCAAGCGATTAAAGGCATAAGAACATGTAGTAATAGTAAAACAACCACTATAGGGAACGGATGCTTTAGACTTGAGGTTAAGGAACGAAAGCTTGAGCTTAAACTCCCTGAAAAGGTCATAAACGCAAAAATAAATGGAATGAAAGAAGAGTAACCAACAAGTTGCTCAGTAAACAAAACCCCTATACCAACACTGAGTGGGGTGATAAACGGCATGAATTTTTCTAGCCGCCGATTTAAAGCTTCGAGCATTTCACATTCTCCTAATCTAATTACCAATCTCGTAAAGTAATAAATAAATTGTTGTACCGAAAAAATGCTACTCGAACTAATTTTATCATACATGATCTCAGTAGCTTTGCTTCCATAATAACAAAAACGAAAACCCCTTTATTAATTCCTATTATGCAGCCACCTTTTTGCATTGTTTTTTTCAACTAGCAGGGAAGACCATCTTTACAGTAAAAATACCACTATTTTACTTTTGTATTTTCCTTAGAGTAGTACAACCTAAGTAAGGATGCTTATTAGAAAATTAATTGATCTGATAAAAAAAGTAACGGAGCTGGCAAATACATTGAAACCAATTTTCATTACACTTATCTTATTTATTATGATGATTCCGATTTCCGTACGTACATATGCTTTTACGTCTTCTGTCTATCCTATAAGTTTTCAACCCCACTTTCAAGATTGGGAAACCGTCAATCAGCTAATTCCACGTCAGTCCATTTTCCCTGTCATTGATGTGGACTCAGGTAAAAGCTTTCTCGTCCAAAGACGTGCTGGAAGTGGACACGCTGACGTTCAACCTTTAACCAAACAGGACACAGATATCATGAAGAATATTTATCAAGGAAAATGGAGTTGGCATAGGCGAGCAATCTTTATTGTAGCAAATGATCAATTAATTCCCGCATCGATGCATGGAATGCCACACGGTGCAGGTGCATTAGCTAATGGCTTTTCAGGACATTTTTGTATTCATTTTCCCGGAAGTACGACACATGGTTCTGGGAAACCAGACCCCTCTCATCACGTGATGATTTTAAAAGCTGCGGGTAAATTTGACGAGTATGTAAACCATCTTTCACCACACGAGCTTCTTGATGCTTTTTTTGTAATAGTGAAAAATAATGACAAAGAATTGCTAAAAAAAGTTGTTCTTACTGAATATGATGCTAATAACCAGCTTCAAACTCTAGATAAGATAGAGGCCATACGATGGACGATAGATGACAATGCACAAGAGGTAAACGAATTCACAAGAAAGCTGGATGTTGAGGTTAAAATGTATGTGAAAGAAATCGGGCCAAGTAAGACTACATTATCTTTTTTTCTTATAAGAACCTCTCCAATAAGTGAGTGGAAAGTTGTAATTGATCCATTGAGTGACTTTTTAAGAGAAGTTGATTCATAAGAAACAGCTTCTCCTTCATTTAGCAAACTTGTTTTTAGAGCAATAAAGGATGTAATCATAAATAGAAGGCGAAGAATGAAAGGAAAGGTGGAGTACGTGATGAAATTGTTATTTGCTATGTACCTTTTGTTCTCTGTGCAACCAACCGATTTATCGGAAAATATCTCCATTCTTCATAATCAAAAGGAAGTGAAATCTTTACATAGATCCGAGCTCACCCTTTTTCCTAGTGATCAAGTCATGCTTGATTATAGTAAGGTTGATGAACTGTTAGATAGCATCGATTCTTCAACCTATAAACCTCCTATCAACGCCTATATTAATGAACAGCATCAACTAGTCAGTGAAGAGGTTGGCTATCGTTTAGATGAGAGGAAATTTCTTGAATTACTATACACTCGATATTTTTCAGGTGGCCCAGCAACGTTAAGGATCCCTTTACAGACGCTTCATCCTAGAGTCGACAGTGAGTTACTATCAAGTATTAGGACAAAACAGATTGGATATTATACAACCACTTTCAATACACGCAATAAACAACGCTCTCAAAATATTCGACTTGCCTCTCAAGCGATCAATAACCACGTCGTTTTTCCAGGAGAGATTTTTTCGTTTAATTCAGTTGTTGGCAAGCGTACAACAGAAAAAGGTTATTTGCCAGCACCGGTTATTGTAAAGGGCGAGCTATCTGAAGGTATCGGAGGTGGAATTTGTCAAGTATCGTCCACACTATTTAATGCTGTTGATTACGCGAAGGTGGACATTATTGAACGATACTCACACAGCCGCTCTGTCCCTTACGTCCCACCAAATCGTGATGCAACCGTTAGCTGGTATGGTCCTGACTTTACATTCAGAAACCAACACAACCAGCCAATCCTCATCCAATCAAAGATCTACCATGGCACCCTTTCCATTTCTATCTTCTCCTCCGATGCATTTGAATAGAAGTGGTGCCAGTCCCCCACCTCATTAAAGCAAGAAAGTAAACACACGATCTGCGACCACATGAACATTTTAACGCTTTACCAGAGTGGGGGCCTGGCACCTAAAAAAACCAAAAATAAAAACCAGCATCCCTAAGAGGGAACTGGTTTCAATTTAAAAGGTATGTGCCGCGATTGCCGCATCGTAGATTATAGAGTTTTAAACCACACTCCTACAAGTGGGTGTCTGCAGAGAATTTCATACCTTCCTCTACGTAATGAAGGCTTGGTATTCCGTCCTCAATGTAAAACTCCCTATTTCAGCTTAAAGGTTAAAACTTTATAAAAAATGCGTACAGCGCAGCTTGTATAGTTATAATACTAGATTCATTCGTCTAATGCAATAGGTAATTCTTCCAGTCATTGATTTTCTATCCTAACATACCTTTTAATTTACTCACAATCTCATCTGCTGGTAATTCCTTCTCTCCCCCACCTTGAACAAAAGAAGGCTTGCCGCCACCTTTACCATTTATCAATGCAAGAACCTCTTTTAGTGCAACGTTTAGATTCATTTCTATATTATCGGTTCTCGCAAGAACGATTTGGATCTTATCTTCTTGTTCAACAACAAATATAATAACTGTTTCTGTTCGGTTTTCATTCTCACTATGTATGATCGCTCTTGCTAATTGTTGTAGCTCCTGGATCTCCCGTCTAACAAATACTTTCGCAATGACCTTGTTATCCTTTTCTTCTACTAATTCCTTTGCCTCATATTGTAGAAGTCGATTCGTTAGCTCTTCTACCTTCATTTCTAACTCAATAGAAGTCTTCACCATTTTATCAGTTGCCTGAATCATCTCTTCTTGTGGAGCATTTAATAGACCTGTTAATTTTTCAATTACAGCATGCTTAGCCTGAAGCTGATTGAGAACTCTAGCACCACATACAAATTGTATCCGAATATGCTTCTTTTGCTTTTCCCAGCCTAGAATTTTCACTCCAGAAACCTGTCCAGTTGAATGAGGATGTGTTCCTCCACACCCATTGTAATCAATATCAGGAATAATCACTAAACGAATGTTGTCAGTAACGGAAAGCTCTTTCCTCAAATTATAGCCAGAAAGCTCCTCCTGTGAAACCCACTTCGTTATAATAGGATGATTCGCCAAAATCATTCGATTTGCAGCTAGCTCTGCTTTTTCAAGCTCTTCGTTAGTAATACTCGGAACCTCAAGATCAATCGTACAGATTTCTTTCCCTAAATGAAAACTGATTGTTTTGTAGCTCCACACATCTTCAAAAGCGGCGGATAAAATATGTTGCCCTGCATGTTGCTGCATATGATCAAATCGTCTTGTCCAATTTATTTCGCAGAACACATCATTATCCTCAGGAAATTCTTCAACATAATGGCGAATCTCCCTATTTACTTCCACAACCTCTACTACATTAACCCCATTAATCGTTCCTATATCACACGGTTGCCCCCCTCCAGTTGGGTAAAAAGCTGTTTCTTCCAATAAAATAAAAAGTCTTCCATCATCTGCTTTCTTCTTTTGGATAACCTTTGTAGAAAAAGATGATTTATAGGCATCTTCATAATACAATTTAGTTGTTGTCATTCTCACTCCACTCACCTTACATCCATTTTCTCCAACTATAGCATAACAGAAAGATAGCGTCATTACTCACATTACACAACCTCCTTGACGCCTTATCTACACCCAAACAACTAAAGTAATGGCATATTGATAACAAATAGTCCACATGAAAAGAAAAAGTAAAACAGAAACTAACTTGAACCATTATTTCCATCTAAAAGGAGGGTCAAAATTTGACAAACCAACAGGAACATAGAAGAAAATTTGAAATTGCACATGAATTAGGCATTCCACTTCACGAGGGGAACAACGGTGAGTTAACCTCTAAGCAAGCAGGCAAAATTGGAGGGAGAATTGGCGGCAACATAGTAAAGGAAATGATCAAGCAATCTGAGGAGCAGTTGAAGAATCACTTACCTAAATAATGTCGTCTATATTTAACACTATGCTAGAGTATTTACGTAATGGATGCTTTCTTAAAAGCAATAAAAGGTTTCACAATACAAAAACAGACCTTTTACTCTGTAAGGTCTGCTTTTTCCAATCTTTCAACTTTTTTACACATCGTTTAATAAGCTCTTTAAAAATCAAATCAATTTATTGGAGCTAGCTTTTTGTGTTTTACATTTTAAAATATAATAGGTTGCTGTTGTAATAATTTGGATTGTTAACCCACCTAGTAAACATATATTAAAAGAACCACTTCCTATTTGAGTTATACCTATTATTGATAATAATACCCCTATAAAGTTTATAAACCATAGTTTTCCCATGTCAAAACCCCATTTTCAAAATTGATGACTATACCTTTTAGCATAATAACAACTAGCAATATCATCTATAATGCGAAATATCCAGCTGATGTGTAAAACAATACATTAGATTGATTGATACATTTAAAAAACACTTAGTGGTATACTTCAACATGCTTCTCAAGCACTTGAAAAGTGTAACAATAGATTATAATGTACTAATGGTGCTTGTCATGTCTTCTTATATATGTCAGCATATTTATTCACCTTCTGCACTACCTGATTAAGTCAGAAGCATAATAAATACACAATAAGCAAAAGACTCCAGAAGCACTCCATGTTAGCATAAATTCTTTCGTTTTTCTCTCATATGTCCATTCATCTATACCTCTTATAAATGTAGTAATAAGCAAATAACCAAAGACCATAACAGTTAATGGAAAAGAAAATAGTATCGCAAATATTACCAATAAAATAAAAATCCATGAAAAAATTCGATCTGCTTTTTCCAATTTAATCGAATGGAATTCATATCTACCAAAAAAGCCTCTATTTTTTATCTTTAATCTTCTTCTCATAATAAATTCAACGATCCCACAGAATAGTAATACAAAAACAATCCACATAACCATCCCTCCCTATACCTAAAATATACCATTTAACCGAATCCACATCTATTATCTTTTTCACTTTCATTCATAAATTTCTTAACTATGTAAAAACTAACTTTAACCATAGGTTGATTAACGAAAAAAAAGAAAAGGGGATACAGGATGTTTAAAAGGGAAAAAGAAAAGCTACTCTCAATCATTTGGTTGAGTGTTGGCGGAGCGATTTTATCAAGTATATTTAGTTCAATCATCATTAGTTACGTTGTAACAATTAATAAAAAAATCAACA encodes the following:
- a CDS encoding VanW family protein, which encodes MKLLFAMYLLFSVQPTDLSENISILHNQKEVKSLHRSELTLFPSDQVMLDYSKVDELLDSIDSSTYKPPINAYINEQHQLVSEEVGYRLDERKFLELLYTRYFSGGPATLRIPLQTLHPRVDSELLSSIRTKQIGYYTTTFNTRNKQRSQNIRLASQAINNHVVFPGEIFSFNSVVGKRTTEKGYLPAPVIVKGELSEGIGGGICQVSSTLFNAVDYAKVDIIERYSHSRSVPYVPPNRDATVSWYGPDFTFRNQHNQPILIQSKIYHGTLSISIFSSDAFE
- a CDS encoding alpha/beta-type small acid-soluble spore protein; protein product: MTNQQEHRRKFEIAHELGIPLHEGNNGELTSKQAGKIGGRIGGNIVKEMIKQSEEQLKNHLPK
- a CDS encoding acetylornithine deacetylase; protein product: MSERLDDLLKQVDLREEELINLVKKLIEYKTPAPPARNTSQAQQFVADFLHEKNFEIDMWDVYPNDPNVVGVLKGKSSTKYKSLIVNGHIDVAEVSEDEEWEVDPFIPVIRNGAIVGRGAADMKGGLAGALFAILLMHEAGIELPGDLIFQSVIGEEVGEAGTLDCCNRGYKADFAVVVDTSDLHIQGQGGVITGWVTVKSKQTYHDATRRQMIHSGGNLFAASAIEKMMKIIAGIQELERHWAITKSYPGFIPGTNTINPAVIEGGRHAAFVADECRLWITVHYYPNESHEQIIKEVEEHLLQVANADPWLRENPPTFEWGGKSMIEDRGEIFPSLEVDENHLAVKKLVAAHEAVLKHQAIVDVSPTVTDGGWLAEAGIPTAIYGPGTLEFAHSVNEQVSIKQLLDYTKVLVTFIYEWCHTKKGGNENEI
- the tenA gene encoding thiaminase II, whose protein sequence is MKFSQRLYENVLPIWEKNHAHPFVQGMGDGSLNHEKFRFYMVQDYLYLIEYAKVFALGAAKSTDLKTMGKFASLLHSTLEEEMSLHRQYAKRFGVSEEELEAAKPSPTTLAYTHYMLAVSQNGTLAELVAALLPCMWSYWEIGKDLSRREGASEHEFFGEWISMYASKEFGELATWCIDLMDELAAGKPEAELAKLEEIFLNTTRFEYMFWDMAYNEAMWPIDE
- a CDS encoding DUF4181 domain-containing protein — translated: MWIVFVLLFCGIVEFIMRRRLKIKNRGFFGRYEFHSIKLEKADRIFSWIFILLVIFAILFSFPLTVMVFGYLLITTFIRGIDEWTYERKTKEFMLTWSASGVFCLLCIYYASDLIR
- a CDS encoding bile acid:sodium symporter family protein; protein product: MLEALNRRLEKFMPFITPLSVGIGVLFTEQLVGYSSFIPFIFAFMTFSGSLSSSFRSLTSSLKHPFPIVVVLLLLHVLMPLIAWSVGQVVFQDQLTITGLVLASVIPTGITSFIWVTIYKGNMGLALSIILIDTILSPLLVPYALACLVGEKVEMNILSMMMGLLYMVVIPSLFGMIIHSITKGKSRIASKKLAPFSKVALASVVMINGAVVAPFLKSEGETLLKIIITVFLLAALGYILAWLLGHIFKRDRDTKLVMMFTGGMRNISAGAVIAVQYFPAPVAVPVVVGMLFQQVLASLFGFLFKKLEDEKDQLKGKLLKTDN
- a CDS encoding ABC transporter substrate-binding protein produces the protein MRMKKRMVILLSLVLGLLSACSNGESTSGTEEGKKEVKDISVMLDWYPNAVHSYLYVAQEKGYFEEEGLNVNLQFPANPTDPINLAAAGKVTVGISYQPDVIMARANQDVNIKSVGAIVRSPLNRIIFMEDSDIQSPKDLEGKTVGYPGIPLNESLIQSMVKEDGGDPEKVKMVDVGFELGSSIVSEKVDAVIGAYINHEVPVLKHEGHETRNINPTEHGIPSYYELVAVTSDQTWEKEKESIEAFWRAATKGYEFTAENPEEALSILLSNQDEANFPLVEDVEVQSLDILLPLMESEGGFGSQDQAQWEETISWMKNAGLIEKEPAVEDIFVNIVE
- a CDS encoding alanyl-tRNA editing protein, with amino-acid sequence MTTTKLYYEDAYKSSFSTKVIQKKKADDGRLFILLEETAFYPTGGGQPCDIGTINGVNVVEVVEVNREIRHYVEEFPEDNDVFCEINWTRRFDHMQQHAGQHILSAAFEDVWSYKTISFHLGKEICTIDLEVPSITNEELEKAELAANRMILANHPIITKWVSQEELSGYNLRKELSVTDNIRLVIIPDIDYNGCGGTHPHSTGQVSGVKILGWEKQKKHIRIQFVCGARVLNQLQAKHAVIEKLTGLLNAPQEEMIQATDKMVKTSIELEMKVEELTNRLLQYEAKELVEEKDNKVIAKVFVRREIQELQQLARAIIHSENENRTETVIIFVVEQEDKIQIVLARTDNIEMNLNVALKEVLALINGKGGGKPSFVQGGGEKELPADEIVSKLKGMLG
- a CDS encoding ABC transporter permease, which encodes MIFIKKYGASASLVLLFIIAWELGARIVNLGFILPTPTDVLRKLWELKEPLFLEHLPATLLIIGIGLMLSIVCGVGLAVWMSVNRTVEKTFYPLMISSQTIPIIALAPIFVLWFGYSIWSKVVVTVLITFFPITVNTYDGLKATSKEYRELLLTMGASKKDLFFKLQVPGSAPHFFSGLKVAVTMSVIGAAIGEWIGAQAGLGYFSRRMMTQFDGAGVFAPIIILSAVGILLFVSVSLLEKRTLKWRKSE
- a CDS encoding SurA N-terminal domain-containing protein encodes the protein MKKLMATLLMALFALTLAACNNDEEKEKETSEETAQSDTASEEEAVDPEEVQKKLEEQKVEEDLVVAVVNGKEIKGGEYNNTLALFQSNALGQGQDVTTDEMTKQIKESTLDFIVGQALIMQEVEKKGYEATEEEINEQLETQKAGFENDEAFEAALKESNLTIDDLKAQIEDNVKITQYLDHDINVEDVTDEEVKKFYDSLVEANGESEETPKYEDVKDTLKNNLQQQKEQKQISTRIAELKKESEIELKI
- a CDS encoding ABC transporter ATP-binding protein; translated protein: MNKFALEFQHVSFTYTGNENSLLEKVNLTINEGEFVSIIGPSGSGKSTLFKLITGLEQPTEGDIFINEVLAANRLGQVGYMPQQDLLLPWRTILENATLPLEIKGVKKREASTQVLPLLEEFGLKGVENKYPSELSGGMKQRVSFLRTIVNGTPLLLLDEPFSALDAITKLSMQEWLLAQWQKRKKTILFITHDVNEALFLSDRLFIITETPVKQLKEVKVPLKRPRTLKDLNQPEVISVKEKLLEELRARVKA